From a region of the Cololabis saira isolate AMF1-May2022 chromosome 8, fColSai1.1, whole genome shotgun sequence genome:
- the LOC133449188 gene encoding zinc finger protein 239-like, whose product METVTGRTAQEIGERAKRRARTTDAVENPHCSGSEHDSTVRRLVLIAAPNHKGRPKRHRCDDCKQVFTTSSNLKIHKKTHIRDKPYSCDQCGAAFAHKSSLTIHQRIHTGNKPYSCDQCGAAFARKSSLTSHQLIHTGDKPYSCDQCGAAFAHKGSLMRHQRIHTGEKPYSCDQCGAAFTFQAQLRQHQRNHTGEKPYSCDQCGAAFAQKSHLTRHQHIHTGTKPYICDQCGSTFARECHLTKHQRIHTGEKPYRCDQCGEAFAQQTSLKQHQRIHTGEKPYKCDQCGAAFAQKSSLTSHQRIHTGNKPYRCDQCGGAFAQQSHLIKHQRIHTRDKP is encoded by the exons atggagacggtgacgGGACGCACCGCGCAGGAGATCGGGGAGAGAGCAAAGAGAAGGGCCCGTACTACAGATGCGGTGgagaaccctcact gttcaggctcagaGCACGACTCCACTGTCCGCCGGCTCGTGCTCATCGCCGCGCCG aatcataaaggaaGACCCAAAAGACACCGCTGTGATGATTGCAAGCaagtcttcaccacttcatcaaaccTGAAGATCCATAAGAAAACTCACATTAGAGACAAGCcgtacagctgtgatcagtgtggagcggcttttgcgcACAAAAGTTCTCTAacgattcaccaacgtattcacactggaaacaagccgtacagctgtgatcagtgtggagcggcttttgcccggaaAAGTTCTCTAACGAGTCACCAgcttattcacactggagacaagccttacagctgtgatcagtgtggagcggcctTTGCGCACAAAGGTTCTCTAAtgagacaccaacgtattcacactggagaaaagccttacagctgtgatcagtgtggagcggcttttaccTTTCAAGCTCAACTAAGGCAACACCAACGTaatcacactggagaaaagccttacagctgtgatcagtgtggagcggcttttgcccaaaaAAGTCATCTAACGAGACACCAACACATTCACACTGGAACCAAGCCTTAcatctgtgatcagtgtggatcgACTTTTGCCCGGGAATGTCACCTAACgaaacaccaacgtattcacactggagaaaagccttacagatgtgatcagtgtggagaggcttttgcccagcaaacTAGCCTAAAgcaacaccaacgtattcacactggagaaaagccttacaaatgtgatcagtgtggagcggcttttgcccagaaAAGTTCTctaacgagtcaccaacgtattcacactggaaacaagccttacagatgtgatcagtgtggaggggcttttgcccagcaaagtCACCTAATtaaacaccaacgtattcacactagAGACAAGCCTTag